CGACGGTCGGTTGCTCTACGTACTCGACCTGGCCTGGGAGTCGTGGCGGATCGCCTTGGAATATGACGGCTACGACGCTCACGAAAGCCGGGAAGCCTACGACGCCGAGCGCGACCGGAGGCTGGCCGGGCGTGGATGGCGGGTGATCAGGGCAAAGGCTCGAGACCTCCGTGACCCGTCGCGGGTGCTGAACGAGTTGGCGCAGGCCTTTGCCGAACGCTCGCGCTAGGCCGTGTCCGCAGTCTGTGTACTCGTGTCCGCAGGTTGGGGACGGGTGTTCGCACTTCTCGTACGGAGATTGGAGGTCTAAGGGAGCGTGTCCGCGCCGTAGGCTGCGGACACGCGTACGGGATCTGCGGACACGCGTACGGGATCTGCGGACACGCGGGTTAGGGGCCGATGCGCTTGCAGGGGCGGGTGCGCAGGTCGTCGACGTAGTCGGCGGGGGCGCCCGCTGCTTCGGCCGCGTCGGCGAGCACACCCAGGTAGCGGGCCGAGGGCAGGCCACCTTCGTACGCGTCGAGGACGTACAGCCACGCCAGCGCCGACCCGTCCATGGTCTGCACGCGCAACCTGATCTTCGTGTGCAACCCGAGCTCGCCGCCCTCCCACTGGTCGAGACGTGACTCGTCCAGCGGCGTGACGTCGTAGAGCACGACGAAAACTCGCGATCCGGGGTCCTCGACGATGGTGGCGAGTGCGCCCTCCCAGTTCAGGTCCTCGCCGCCGAAGGT
The window above is part of the Saccharomonospora glauca K62 genome. Proteins encoded here:
- a CDS encoding gamma-glutamylcyclotransferase → MPLYAAYGSNMDPSQMTERAPHSPMAGTGWLEGWRLTFGGEDLNWEGALATIVEDPGSRVFVVLYDVTPLDESRLDQWEGGELGLHTKIRLRVQTMDGSALAWLYVLDAYEGGLPSARYLGVLADAAEAAGAPADYVDDLRTRPCKRIGP